One part of the uncultured Bacteroides sp. genome encodes these proteins:
- the rsmH gene encoding 16S rRNA (cytosine(1402)-N(4))-methyltransferase RsmH encodes MNEEITYHVPVLLKESVDGMNIQSGGTYVDVTFGGGGHSKEILSRLGKNGTLLGFDQDEDAEKNIVDDKRFIFVRSNFRYLHNFLRYHNIDKVDSILADLGVSSHHFDDSERGFSFRFDGKLDMRMNKRAGITAAELVNTYEEERLADIFYLYGELKNSRKLASVIVKSRASKHIETIEDFLSIIKPLFGREREKKELAKVFQALRIEVNQEMEALKEMLLAATEALKPGGRLVVITYHSLEDRMVKNIMKTGNVEGKQDQDFFGNLNTPFRLVNNKVIVPNEEEIVRNPRSRSAKLRIAEKK; translated from the coding sequence CCATGTACCGGTGCTCCTAAAAGAGAGTGTAGACGGGATGAATATCCAGTCCGGAGGGACGTATGTAGACGTAACTTTCGGTGGTGGCGGACATTCGAAAGAAATTTTAAGTCGCCTGGGTAAGAACGGCACACTCCTGGGATTTGATCAGGATGAAGATGCAGAAAAGAATATTGTGGACGATAAGCGTTTCATCTTTGTACGCAGTAACTTTCGTTACCTGCATAATTTTCTGCGTTATCACAACATCGACAAGGTAGACTCTATCCTAGCCGATCTGGGTGTTTCTTCTCATCACTTTGACGACAGTGAAAGAGGTTTTTCTTTCCGTTTCGATGGTAAACTGGATATGCGAATGAACAAGCGTGCCGGAATTACTGCAGCCGAACTGGTTAATACTTATGAAGAGGAACGTTTAGCTGATATTTTCTACTTATACGGCGAACTGAAAAACAGTCGCAAGCTGGCTTCGGTTATTGTAAAATCTCGTGCTTCAAAGCATATTGAAACCATTGAAGATTTTCTTTCCATTATAAAACCACTTTTCGGAAGAGAAAGAGAAAAGAAAGAACTGGCAAAGGTTTTCCAGGCTTTGCGTATTGAAGTAAATCAGGAGATGGAAGCATTGAAAGAGATGCTGCTTGCTGCTACCGAAGCATTGAAACCGGGCGGACGACTGGTGGTAATTACTTATCATTCACTGGAAGATCGGATGGTGAAAAATATAATGAAAACTGGTAATGTAGAAGGTAAACAGGATCAGGATTTCTTTGGTAATCTGAATACACCATTCAGACTTGTAAACAACAAGGTAATTGTACCAAATGAAGAAGAGATTGTACGCAATCCACGTTCCAGAAGCGCCAAATTAAGAATTGCAGAAAAGAAATAG
- a CDS encoding FtsL-like putative cell division protein — protein sequence MSLKSILGGDILANDFFRRQTKLLVLIMVFVIFYISNRYSCQQQLIEIDRLEQQLTDIKYDALTRSSELMEKSRQSRIEEYVSTQESELQTATNPPYLIKK from the coding sequence ATGTCTCTAAAAAGTATTCTTGGAGGTGATATCCTGGCCAATGACTTTTTCCGTCGCCAGACAAAATTACTGGTTCTTATCATGGTTTTTGTGATTTTCTATATCAGTAACCGTTACTCGTGCCAGCAACAGTTAATTGAAATTGACCGTTTGGAACAGCAGCTTACTGATATTAAATACGATGCACTGACTCGTTCTTCCGAATTAATGGAAAAGAGCAGGCAATCGAGAATAGAAGAATATGTATCAACTCAGGAAAGTGAACTTCAAACAGCCACTAATCCTCCATATTTAATTAAGAAATAA